In Sedimentibacter sp. MB31-C6, one genomic interval encodes:
- a CDS encoding serine hydrolase: MLSKQIKDRIGNIQGNIGIYYKDLKSGRTCIEGNSEKFISAGLAKVHVLLEVFNQLEQGKFKKDDIYILKNTDKMPSIGAVMHMHEGTELTIEDLYKLMISIGDNSAFNILVNLLGIDSINMTLDELGFVISRVNRLLYSYDAMSKGVENYTSIHEIGDIFDRLYNQQIISRKASNEIIEVLKLQQRNFIIPYYFGLNTIIAHQVGEDDECIHDAGIVYSMNPFILCMSADNVDVKKAESAMRDIALMSFKHSNRLN, translated from the coding sequence ATGTTATCAAAACAAATTAAAGATAGAATAGGAAATATACAAGGTAATATCGGTATATATTATAAAGACCTTAAAAGCGGTAGAACTTGTATCGAAGGAAATAGTGAGAAATTTATTTCTGCCGGATTAGCCAAAGTTCATGTTTTGCTAGAAGTTTTTAATCAACTTGAACAAGGAAAATTTAAGAAAGATGATATTTATATTTTAAAAAATACTGATAAAATGCCATCTATTGGGGCAGTTATGCATATGCATGAAGGAACTGAATTAACAATTGAAGATTTATACAAATTAATGATTTCGATTGGTGACAATTCAGCATTTAACATTTTAGTTAATTTATTAGGTATTGATTCTATAAATATGACTTTAGATGAATTAGGATTTGTTATATCACGTGTTAATAGATTGCTTTATTCTTATGATGCTATGTCTAAAGGGGTTGAAAATTACACTTCAATACATGAGATTGGAGATATTTTCGATAGGCTATATAACCAGCAAATAATCAGCCGAAAAGCTAGTAATGAAATTATTGAGGTTCTCAAATTGCAACAACGAAACTTTATAATTCCTTACTATTTTGGTCTTAATACTATTATTGCACATCAAGTAGGTGAAGATGATGAGTGTATTCACGATGCGGGTATTGTATATTCTATGAACCCTTTTATTCTGTGTATGAGTGCAGATAATGTTGATGTTAAAAAAGCTGAAAGTGCAATGAGAGATATTGCATTGATGAGTTTTAAACATTCAAATAGACTTAATTAA
- a CDS encoding dipeptidase, which translates to MIVFDSHSDLWIDILRKNRIGEKDVFKTRYLKAFQDGEVIGGIFVIWVDPPFTAYPVERSKDVIRNMAKELNNNTDIMRLIRNYDDIEKSLKDKKMPIMMGIEGMNFMEESVDYLDVLYLMGARHAMLTWNEENIYATGSRGNKNRGLTEKGIEVVKRMEKLGMIIDVSHANEKTFWDIVDNTTGPIIASHSNVRRLCDTVRNLTDEQCKVIANRNGVIGMNSYDEFVSKDKAKKNLDGLIDHIDYLQKLIGIDHICFGFDFMNYLNSPPGEDESVIGLEDVSQTQNIINAMRRRGYLENDIEKVAYKNIFRVIKDVLD; encoded by the coding sequence ATGATAGTATTTGATTCACATAGTGACCTATGGATAGATATTTTGAGAAAAAATCGAATAGGGGAAAAGGATGTCTTTAAAACAAGATATTTAAAAGCATTTCAAGATGGCGAAGTAATTGGAGGAATATTTGTAATTTGGGTTGATCCACCCTTTACGGCTTATCCTGTTGAAAGAAGCAAAGACGTAATTAGAAATATGGCAAAAGAATTAAATAATAACACAGATATTATGAGATTAATCAGAAATTATGATGATATAGAAAAATCATTAAAAGATAAAAAAATGCCTATTATGATGGGCATAGAAGGAATGAATTTCATGGAGGAAAGTGTGGATTATCTAGATGTCCTATATTTGATGGGAGCAAGACATGCTATGCTTACATGGAATGAAGAAAATATTTATGCAACAGGTTCAAGAGGAAATAAAAATAGAGGCTTAACAGAAAAAGGTATTGAAGTTGTTAAAAGGATGGAAAAGTTAGGTATGATAATTGATGTTTCTCATGCCAATGAAAAAACGTTTTGGGATATTGTTGACAATACAACTGGACCTATTATTGCATCTCACTCTAATGTAAGAAGATTATGTGATACTGTAAGAAATTTAACAGATGAACAATGTAAAGTTATAGCTAATCGGAATGGTGTCATTGGAATGAATAGCTATGATGAATTTGTATCTAAAGATAAAGCTAAAAAGAATTTAGATGGTCTTATAGACCATATAGATTATTTGCAAAAATTAATTGGTATAGACCATATTTGCTTTGGATTTGATTTTATGAATTATTTAAATTCACCACCTGGAGAAGATGAAAGTGTCATAGGTCTTGAAGATGTATCACAAACACAAAATATAATTAATGCAATGAGAAGAAGGGGTTATTTAGAAAATGATATAGAGAAAGTAGCTTATAAAAATATCTTTAGAGTTATAAAAGATGTTTTAGATTAA
- a CDS encoding alanine/glycine:cation symporter family protein, with protein sequence MLVKLASALVDFLWGVPLFVIVMGTGLFFTVKSNFFQFKFFKHMWKITFGSLFEKKKEEGNVKGVLTPIQAISTAVGGSIGMGNIGGVASAIAVGGPGAVLWMWIAASVGQIIKMVEVSLACHYRLTDEKGDPYGGPNYYMKRGISEERGYKKLYKVLSFIFMFGMLGGFFINVANFTLSEAITKVSGWNMVAVSIGYTIVIYIITAGGIPKVGKISEKIVPYMVVFYIGTGLFVIFKNYAAIPGSLKLIISGAFSGTAAVGGFTGVAVASVIQMGISRSVYSNEAGWGTSPMIHSTSKTDHPIRQGLFGVFEVFMDTFVICSITSLVIITTGEWSSGLSGATLTLTAFESGMGFAGPLLLTIAMVLFALTTAGGWYGYYEILLRFLFKDNEKAKEIGLKFVKLTYPLPGLLLTILAATNNYPGSTVWIFADIATGVPTFANIIAIFVLFPKFFELLKDYKARYLGIGKIDPNFKVFYEDDITNVGDALNASRNNQINTIKSI encoded by the coding sequence ATGTTAGTTAAATTAGCTTCTGCATTAGTTGACTTTTTATGGGGTGTACCATTATTCGTAATTGTTATGGGTACAGGTTTATTTTTTACAGTAAAATCAAACTTTTTTCAATTTAAATTTTTTAAACATATGTGGAAAATAACCTTTGGTTCATTGTTTGAAAAGAAAAAAGAAGAAGGAAATGTAAAAGGTGTACTAACACCTATACAAGCCATTAGTACAGCAGTTGGCGGATCTATCGGTATGGGTAATATTGGTGGTGTTGCTTCTGCTATTGCAGTTGGTGGACCAGGTGCGGTTTTGTGGATGTGGATAGCGGCATCAGTTGGACAGATAATAAAAATGGTTGAGGTTTCTCTAGCTTGCCACTACAGATTGACAGATGAGAAAGGTGATCCATATGGAGGACCTAACTATTATATGAAGAGAGGTATTAGCGAGGAAAGAGGATATAAAAAACTTTATAAAGTACTTAGCTTCATTTTCATGTTTGGTATGCTTGGTGGCTTTTTTATCAATGTAGCAAATTTTACATTATCAGAAGCGATTACAAAAGTTTCTGGCTGGAATATGGTTGCAGTTAGTATAGGGTATACCATTGTTATATATATAATTACTGCAGGTGGAATTCCTAAAGTAGGAAAAATTTCAGAAAAAATTGTACCTTATATGGTTGTGTTTTATATTGGAACTGGTTTGTTTGTTATATTTAAAAATTATGCTGCAATTCCAGGAAGTTTAAAGCTTATTATATCTGGCGCATTTAGTGGAACAGCTGCTGTAGGTGGATTTACAGGTGTTGCTGTTGCAAGTGTTATTCAAATGGGTATCTCAAGATCAGTTTACAGTAATGAAGCTGGTTGGGGTACTTCACCTATGATACATTCAACATCTAAAACAGATCATCCAATTCGTCAAGGGTTATTTGGAGTATTTGAAGTATTCATGGATACATTCGTTATTTGTTCTATTACTTCTTTAGTTATTATTACAACTGGAGAATGGTCTTCAGGTTTATCAGGAGCAACATTAACTTTAACAGCATTTGAATCTGGAATGGGTTTTGCTGGACCACTTCTCTTAACAATAGCTATGGTGTTATTTGCATTAACTACAGCTGGCGGTTGGTATGGATACTATGAAATTTTATTAAGATTTTTATTCAAAGATAATGAAAAGGCCAAAGAAATTGGTTTGAAATTTGTAAAATTGACATATCCATTGCCAGGATTACTTTTGACTATTCTAGCTGCGACAAATAACTATCCAGGATCAACTGTATGGATTTTTGCAGACATAGCTACAGGGGTTCCAACATTCGCAAATATTATTGCCATATTTGTTCTTTTCCCAAAATTCTTTGAATTATTAAAAGATTACAAGGCAAGATATTTAGGCATAGGCAAGATAGATCCTAATTTTAAAGTTTTCTATGAAGACGATATAACAAACGTAGGGGACGCATTGAATGCGTCCCGGAACAACCAAATCAACACGATTAAATCAATATAA
- a CDS encoding S-layer homology domain-containing protein — protein MIKRKISLVIIFMMVMSLMIPTFAFGAGKDYSGHWAEDTIDEWYEKDYVIGYEDGSFKPDQTITRAEFMRMVNKAFDYNEKGSTNFNDVESDDWFYQDVQKAVKAGYIIGYEDNTARPGNKITRQEAALMIARVKDLDSDASEAKIFTDYSDIATWARGGVGAVAEIKLMIGYEDGEFRPDRFISRAEALVTIDRAMEETPPVDEDEDDKGGSGGGGKTPVTTPAAIKLNGEVLEFDSNNSLTTTASAITTSSSITITTYGGEDVSVAVTTNSSITGTAIEVTTSAAIDGGIDHIATVPLKVGENIISIMVGNEEYIITVTKQEE, from the coding sequence ATGATTAAAAGAAAAATATCGTTAGTGATAATATTTATGATGGTAATGTCGCTAATGATACCAACTTTTGCTTTTGGAGCTGGAAAAGATTATTCAGGACATTGGGCTGAAGATACGATTGATGAATGGTATGAAAAAGACTATGTAATTGGATATGAGGATGGTTCGTTTAAACCAGACCAAACAATAACAAGAGCAGAGTTTATGAGAATGGTAAATAAAGCGTTTGATTACAATGAAAAAGGTTCTACAAACTTTAATGATGTTGAATCAGATGACTGGTTCTACCAAGACGTACAGAAGGCTGTAAAAGCTGGATACATCATAGGTTATGAAGACAACACAGCAAGACCTGGTAATAAAATTACCAGACAGGAAGCAGCTCTTATGATTGCTAGAGTAAAAGATTTAGATTCAGATGCTTCAGAAGCGAAAATATTCACTGATTATAGTGATATTGCTACTTGGGCAAGAGGTGGAGTAGGAGCAGTAGCTGAAATTAAACTTATGATAGGCTACGAAGATGGTGAATTTAGACCTGACAGATTCATTTCTAGAGCAGAAGCTTTAGTTACAATCGACAGAGCAATGGAAGAAACACCACCTGTTGATGAAGACGAAGACGATAAAGGTGGATCAGGCGGTGGCGGAAAAACACCAGTTACAACACCAGCTGCGATAAAACTTAATGGAGAAGTATTAGAATTTGATAGTAATAATTCACTTACTACAACTGCATCAGCAATTACTACATCATCATCAATAACTATAACTACTTATGGTGGCGAAGATGTAAGCGTAGCAGTAACTACTAATTCTTCAATAACAGGAACTGCAATAGAAGTTACAACTTCTGCAGCTATTGATGGCGGTATTGATCACATAGCAACTGTACCATTGAAAGTAGGAGAAAATATTATATCAATAATGGTTGGTAACGAAGAGTACATTATCACTGTTACTAAACAAGAAGAGTAG
- the glnA gene encoding type I glutamate--ammonia ligase, with product MFKNYSEAKEYILENNIKIIDFKIVDMSGRWHHLTIPATRFDEKLLKDGIGFDGSSYGFLTVEKSDMVFIPDLTSTFIAPFSEIPTLTMIGNIYALKEKRERFEDDPRYLVEKAKKFLVDKNIADTALLGPEFEFYLLDSISVKNEVNHMEVSIESSQGEWNAANKENNTGLNIRNYNSYHLDKPFDTNSDFRDMVTLHLEENNIPIKYHHCENGGPGQVEIEVCHGDIVEMADRTMKLKYILRSCAAKFNKTITFLPKPFNGECGSGMHIHLHLFDKGKPLFYDENGYSKLSQTALYSIGGLLKHAPALMPFTNPSTNSFKRLIPGFEAPVSICFATANRSAVIRIPNYATEPMDKRYEIRFPDGTCNPYYAYSAVLMAMIDGIENKIDPTKEGFGPFDFNLYNLSEEQKKSIKALPTNLLEAAEALENDHEFLLKGNVFSKNIIKNQIDRIKKDHYKINEMPHPEEFKMYYNL from the coding sequence ATGTTCAAAAATTATTCAGAAGCTAAAGAATACATATTAGAAAATAATATTAAAATTATTGATTTTAAAATTGTAGATATGAGTGGAAGGTGGCATCATCTTACAATTCCTGCTACAAGATTTGATGAAAAGTTGCTAAAAGATGGTATTGGATTTGATGGATCTAGTTATGGATTTTTAACAGTAGAAAAATCAGATATGGTTTTTATACCTGATTTAACTTCAACTTTTATTGCTCCTTTCTCTGAAATACCTACATTGACTATGATAGGAAATATATATGCATTAAAGGAAAAAAGAGAAAGATTTGAAGATGACCCAAGATATCTTGTTGAAAAAGCAAAGAAATTTTTAGTGGACAAAAATATAGCTGATACAGCTCTTTTAGGTCCAGAATTTGAATTTTATTTATTAGACAGTATATCAGTAAAAAACGAAGTTAACCACATGGAAGTATCCATAGAGTCAAGTCAAGGCGAATGGAATGCAGCAAATAAAGAAAACAACACTGGATTAAACATCAGAAATTATAATAGCTATCATTTGGATAAACCTTTCGACACTAATTCTGATTTCAGAGATATGGTTACTTTACATCTTGAAGAAAATAATATTCCAATAAAATATCATCACTGTGAAAATGGTGGACCTGGACAAGTTGAAATAGAAGTATGTCATGGAGACATAGTTGAAATGGCAGATAGAACTATGAAGTTAAAATATATACTTAGAAGTTGTGCTGCTAAATTTAATAAAACAATAACATTTCTGCCAAAACCATTTAATGGCGAATGTGGAAGTGGAATGCATATTCACTTACATTTGTTTGATAAAGGTAAACCATTATTTTATGATGAAAATGGTTATTCTAAATTAAGTCAAACAGCACTGTATAGTATAGGAGGTTTGTTAAAGCATGCTCCTGCACTTATGCCTTTTACAAATCCAAGTACAAATTCATTCAAAAGACTAATACCTGGCTTTGAAGCTCCTGTAAGTATATGTTTTGCTACAGCAAATAGAAGTGCAGTAATTAGAATACCTAACTATGCTACTGAGCCAATGGATAAAAGATATGAAATAAGATTCCCAGACGGAACATGCAACCCATATTATGCATATTCGGCTGTATTAATGGCTATGATTGACGGTATAGAAAATAAAATAGATCCAACAAAAGAAGGATTTGGACCATTTGATTTTAATTTATATAATTTAAGTGAAGAACAAAAGAAATCAATTAAAGCTCTGCCTACTAATCTTTTAGAAGCTGCTGAAGCCTTAGAAAACGACCATGAATTCTTATTAAAAGGTAATGTGTTCAGTAAAAACATAATTAAAAATCAGATAGATAGAATAAAAAAGGACCATTACAAAATAAATGAAATGCCTCATCCAGAAGAATTTAAAATGTATTACAATTTATAA
- a CDS encoding sigma 54-interacting transcriptional regulator, with protein MKRKITVLVIEDKIGNYFLKELKNIFENTVEVEYFTPNMANKPYIYETDLILYTDPSIFIEMIEYIKCSAPTLMMKRTISKQSMEKLWELDGNKSAYVVNINSFMANETLATLYSLGIKNMKLYPYYNGVTNVKKVDYIITPNEFENMPNIDAEIIDIGNRLFDISTILDIIAYLNIERKHSEKIIKKYILKVPTFWIGLKNTLYDKKMLSGQLDVVLNEFDNGIILCDDKGFVILSNNKASEILNISREFQECIGDSPQCTKDLSILLSKDEISDEIIDFRNKKLVVTMKKVVYDDVYFGKLIILKYYNELLIKQQELHNKLIGKGYYSKYNFDSIKGSHPKLMDAIQISKKVANSSSTVLLIGESGTGKELFAGAIHNYSDRKYKPFIAINCATLPENLLESELFGYEEGSFTGARKGGKIGVFEKANHGTLFLDEIGEIPLNLQARLLRALQENEIMRIGGDSIINVDVRIIAASNKDLFKMVEQGAFRDDLFYRLNVFQVNLPPLREHKSDIEIMINYFLKEFKENRKIDASFTKFCQDYDWHGNIRELRNTIEYMIQVSKDSLKIENLPNYLKKKEILSFQSSIDMEMTVLDIIKSRENKGLGTGRRSIYEEFCKSYYRISEKEIRNIIKKLEEDGRITISVGRKGCRIAE; from the coding sequence TTGAAAAGGAAAATTACTGTTTTAGTTATAGAAGATAAAATTGGCAACTATTTTTTAAAAGAACTAAAAAACATATTTGAAAATACTGTAGAAGTTGAATACTTTACACCAAATATGGCAAATAAGCCTTATATATATGAAACAGATTTGATTTTGTATACTGACCCTAGTATTTTCATAGAAATGATAGAGTATATTAAATGTAGTGCTCCTACATTGATGATGAAACGAACAATTTCTAAACAATCAATGGAGAAACTTTGGGAGCTAGATGGTAACAAAAGTGCATATGTTGTAAATATTAACAGTTTCATGGCAAATGAAACTCTAGCAACGCTTTATAGTCTTGGAATTAAAAATATGAAACTTTATCCATATTATAATGGCGTAACTAACGTTAAAAAAGTTGATTATATCATTACACCAAATGAATTTGAAAACATGCCTAATATAGATGCAGAAATAATAGATATTGGAAATAGATTATTTGATATTTCTACTATTTTAGATATTATTGCTTATTTGAATATTGAAAGGAAACATTCCGAAAAAATAATCAAAAAATATATTTTGAAAGTACCAACATTTTGGATAGGGCTTAAAAATACATTATATGACAAAAAGATGCTTTCAGGACAACTCGACGTAGTTTTGAATGAATTTGATAATGGTATAATTTTATGTGATGACAAAGGTTTTGTAATACTATCAAATAATAAAGCATCAGAAATATTAAATATAAGTAGAGAATTCCAAGAATGCATTGGGGACAGTCCCCAATGCACCAAGGATTTAAGTATTTTATTATCAAAAGATGAAATATCTGATGAAATAATTGATTTTAGAAATAAGAAACTTGTTGTAACTATGAAAAAGGTTGTTTATGATGATGTATATTTTGGTAAATTAATAATATTGAAGTACTATAATGAACTATTAATTAAGCAACAAGAGTTACACAATAAATTAATTGGGAAGGGATATTATTCGAAATATAATTTTGACAGTATTAAGGGGTCTCACCCAAAGCTTATGGATGCAATACAAATAAGCAAGAAAGTCGCAAATTCATCTTCTACAGTTTTGTTAATTGGTGAAAGTGGTACAGGTAAAGAACTATTTGCAGGAGCAATACATAATTATTCAGATAGAAAATATAAACCATTTATAGCTATTAATTGTGCTACCTTACCAGAAAATTTATTGGAATCAGAATTGTTTGGCTATGAAGAAGGCTCGTTTACAGGAGCAAGAAAGGGCGGTAAAATAGGTGTTTTTGAAAAAGCTAACCACGGAACACTCTTTTTAGATGAAATTGGTGAAATTCCATTGAATCTTCAAGCAAGGTTACTGAGAGCTTTACAAGAAAATGAAATAATGAGAATTGGCGGAGATTCAATTATTAACGTTGATGTTAGAATTATAGCTGCTTCAAATAAAGATTTATTTAAAATGGTAGAACAAGGTGCTTTTAGAGACGATTTGTTTTATAGACTCAATGTTTTTCAAGTTAATTTACCTCCACTTAGAGAGCATAAAAGTGATATTGAAATTATGATTAACTACTTTTTAAAGGAATTTAAAGAAAATAGAAAAATAGATGCTAGCTTTACTAAATTTTGTCAAGATTATGATTGGCATGGAAACATTAGAGAGCTTAGAAATACAATAGAATACATGATTCAAGTTTCAAAAGATTCACTTAAAATAGAAAATTTGCCTAATTATTTAAAAAAGAAAGAAATACTATCATTTCAATCATCAATAGATATGGAAATGACTGTGTTAGATATAATTAAATCAAGAGAAAACAAAGGTTTAGGAACTGGTAGACGCTCAATATACGAAGAATTTTGTAAGAGCTATTATAGAATTTCTGAAAAAGAAATAAGAAATATAATTAAAAAACTCGAAGAAGATGGGCGCATAACTATTTCAGTCGGAAGAAAAGGCTGTCGAATCGCTGAATAA
- a CDS encoding AbrB/MazE/SpoVT family DNA-binding domain-containing protein has product MSEIKKGKYMFGSVKVGERGQIVIPKEARDIFNINSGDELLVFGDEKKGLAIVKMDIMKGLALKVLEGFDAFDKLEDDENE; this is encoded by the coding sequence ATGTCAGAAATAAAAAAAGGAAAATATATGTTTGGCTCTGTAAAAGTGGGGGAAAGAGGTCAAATAGTGATTCCAAAAGAAGCTAGAGATATATTTAATATTAACTCAGGTGATGAATTGCTCGTATTTGGCGATGAAAAGAAGGGATTGGCAATAGTTAAAATGGACATAATGAAAGGACTTGCGTTAAAGGTATTAGAAGGTTTTGATGCATTTGATAAACTAGAGGATGATGAGAATGAATAG
- a CDS encoding DUF998 domain-containing protein, translating to MFLIIVLCVMIVDLLIPFAIALPYKGYSHLKTVMSVLGCKASPLGWVYNIWMIISGCTIAVFGYILFTYYYNEQAGLAIVLFTLLFIYGIGDEVISGIFPLNEKKDDVTVSTKIHGVGSVIGFITLLFAPLILAIIQFNVGVWYLGFSSVIFFLLSLIAFTFFVMGDNPKFQNKVFALEGLWQRVLCCLMYAPFIIWIITSL from the coding sequence GTGTTTTTGATAATAGTTTTATGTGTAATGATTGTGGACTTACTAATCCCGTTTGCAATAGCGCTGCCATATAAAGGGTATAGTCACTTAAAAACAGTTATGAGTGTACTAGGATGTAAAGCAAGCCCTTTGGGATGGGTTTATAATATCTGGATGATTATTTCTGGTTGTACAATAGCGGTTTTTGGATACATACTTTTTACCTATTATTATAATGAACAGGCGGGATTAGCAATTGTACTGTTTACTTTGCTTTTTATCTATGGTATAGGAGATGAGGTCATATCTGGAATCTTTCCTCTAAATGAGAAAAAAGATGATGTAACTGTATCCACTAAAATCCACGGAGTTGGCTCAGTTATTGGTTTTATTACACTTTTGTTTGCGCCATTAATTTTAGCAATAATACAATTTAATGTAGGTGTGTGGTACTTGGGTTTTTCTTCGGTTATTTTTTTTCTACTTAGCTTAATTGCGTTTACTTTTTTTGTAATGGGAGATAATCCAAAATTCCAAAATAAAGTTTTTGCTTTAGAAGGGCTATGGCAAAGGGTATTGTGTTGTTTGATGTACGCCCCTTTTATAATTTGGATTATAACAAGTTTATAG
- a CDS encoding transposase: protein MAREARRESQTGYYHVMIRGNNKEMVFSKAVDKQYFIEQLQQKKDEGLISIAAYCLMDNHAHLLINSNLKFMSESFKWVNGKYAERYNFKYDRVGHVFQGRYRSEVINMDDHLLRVMRYIHNNPVKAKMVSNASKYFWSSYKCYIGYDDKLLSSNEKQMVMELFSGSMEQFEKYHLQLVEENYEFLELKQVLELEREEKAHIIIERYCRQYGINDMKELFGRKDILEDMIIDLIKKSKLSHRRIGELTNTSRGIVHNIAKKA, encoded by the coding sequence ATGGCAAGGGAAGCTAGAAGAGAGAGCCAGACTGGATATTATCATGTTATGATTAGGGGCAACAATAAGGAAATGGTATTTAGTAAAGCAGTGGATAAGCAATATTTTATTGAACAATTGCAACAAAAGAAAGATGAAGGACTTATTTCAATAGCAGCATACTGTTTGATGGACAATCATGCCCATTTATTGATTAATTCAAATTTAAAATTTATGAGCGAATCTTTTAAATGGGTTAATGGTAAGTATGCTGAAAGATATAATTTTAAATACGATAGGGTAGGACACGTTTTTCAAGGCAGATACAGAAGTGAAGTTATTAATATGGACGATCATTTACTACGAGTGATGAGGTATATTCATAATAATCCAGTAAAAGCTAAAATGGTTTCAAATGCATCGAAGTATTTTTGGAGTAGCTATAAATGCTATATAGGATATGATGACAAACTATTAAGTTCTAATGAAAAGCAGATGGTAATGGAATTATTTTCAGGTTCAATGGAGCAGTTTGAAAAGTACCATTTACAGTTAGTAGAAGAAAACTATGAATTCTTGGAATTAAAACAAGTTTTAGAATTAGAGCGTGAAGAAAAAGCTCATATTATTATTGAAAGATACTGCCGACAATACGGTATTAATGACATGAAGGAGCTTTTTGGTAGGAAAGATATATTGGAAGATATGATTATTGATCTCATTAAGAAAAGTAAATTGTCGCATAGAAGAATAGGTGAATTAACGAATACATCGAGAGGAATTGTTCATAATATTGCCAAAAAGGCATGA
- a CDS encoding LCP family protein — MQYMKNLPPWSNKIYKIVLSVLIIILIGYLSMNAKINEDNHSGEAEAIPSSEKYYEKDNENNDNDERNNDIVWDDDETIFENKDIVNILLIGQDKRSGETRARSDSMIVASINKNSKTIKLISLMRDMYVQIPGYSDNKLNTAYALGGKDLLNETIEKNFSISIDGNVEVDFEGFTKVVDKIGGVKIELNESETYYLNKTNNLNLSSGENHLTGDVALQYSRIRYIGNDDYERTQRQRNVLVAAFNKLKDLNLKILIGLADEIIPLISTDLSTTEIIALITKAILWDVSKIETYRIPADGEFTVTSINGMSVLVPKLSENRLLLKEYMGY, encoded by the coding sequence ATGCAATATATGAAAAACTTACCCCCATGGTCTAATAAAATATATAAAATTGTTTTGTCAGTATTAATTATTATTTTGATAGGTTATTTATCTATGAATGCCAAGATAAATGAAGATAACCATTCAGGAGAAGCAGAAGCAATACCATCTTCTGAAAAATATTATGAGAAAGATAACGAAAACAATGACAATGATGAAAGAAATAACGATATAGTTTGGGATGATGATGAAACTATATTTGAAAATAAAGATATTGTAAATATATTACTCATTGGACAAGATAAAAGATCAGGTGAAACTAGAGCAAGATCGGATTCTATGATTGTTGCATCTATCAATAAAAATAGTAAAACCATTAAATTAATATCTCTAATGAGAGATATGTATGTTCAAATTCCAGGATATAGTGATAACAAATTAAATACTGCATATGCATTAGGTGGAAAAGATTTGCTAAATGAAACTATAGAAAAGAACTTTTCAATCAGTATTGATGGAAATGTGGAAGTGGACTTTGAAGGTTTTACAAAAGTTGTTGATAAAATTGGTGGAGTTAAAATTGAATTAAATGAATCAGAAACATACTATTTAAATAAAACTAATAATTTAAACCTATCATCAGGTGAAAACCATCTAACAGGAGATGTAGCTCTACAATATTCTAGAATTAGATATATAGGAAATGACGATTATGAAAGAACACAGCGACAAAGAAATGTGCTGGTAGCAGCGTTTAACAAATTAAAAGATTTGAATTTAAAGATTTTGATAGGTTTAGCAGATGAAATTATTCCGTTAATATCAACTGATTTATCAACTACAGAAATTATAGCACTTATTACAAAAGCTATCCTTTGGGATGTGTCTAAAATTGAAACATATCGTATACCAGCCGATGGCGAATTCACAGTAACTTCAATTAATGGTATGTCAGTATTAGTACCTAAATTATCAGAAAATAGATTATTATTAAAAGAATACATGGGATATTAA